In Picosynechococcus sp. PCC 7002, the following are encoded in one genomic region:
- the argH gene encoding argininosuccinate lyase, translating into MTEAKKTWSDRFDTSLHPAIAVFNASIGFDIELIEYDITGSVAHAQMLAHTGIISAEEGKILVQGLEQVRQEYRKGNFHPGVEDEDVHFAVEKRLTAIVGDVGKKLHTGRSRNDQVGTDIRLYLRDKIRGIQQQLRDFQQVLLNHAENHVETLIPGYTHLQRAQPISLAHHLMAYFQMAQRDYERLDDVYKRTNTSPLGCGALAGTTFPIDRHFSANLLGFERLYQNSLDGVSDRDFAIEFSAAASLIMVHLSRLSEEMIFWASKEFSFISLKDSCATGSSIMPQKKNPDIPELVRGKTGRVFGHLQGLLVLMKGLPLAYNKDLQDDKEGLFDTVKTVQGCLEAMTILLGEGIEFRTQRLEEAVNEDFSNATDVADYLASKGVPFREAYNLVGKVVKTSLAADKLLKDLTMDEWKALHPAFEEDIYQAIAPQQVVAARNSYGGTGFEQVRQAIAEAQNLLTNP; encoded by the coding sequence ATGACAGAAGCTAAAAAAACCTGGAGCGATCGCTTTGATACATCGCTACATCCGGCGATCGCCGTGTTTAATGCCAGTATCGGCTTTGATATTGAACTGATCGAGTATGACATTACGGGTTCAGTGGCCCATGCCCAGATGCTCGCCCACACTGGGATTATTTCCGCCGAAGAAGGTAAAATCCTCGTCCAAGGTTTAGAACAAGTCCGCCAGGAATATCGCAAGGGCAACTTTCACCCCGGCGTCGAAGATGAGGATGTCCATTTCGCAGTCGAAAAACGCTTGACGGCAATTGTTGGCGATGTGGGCAAAAAACTCCACACCGGGCGATCGCGCAATGATCAGGTAGGCACGGATATTCGTCTCTATCTGCGGGACAAAATTCGCGGCATTCAGCAGCAATTGCGAGACTTTCAACAGGTTTTATTGAATCACGCGGAAAACCATGTGGAGACTTTGATTCCCGGCTATACCCACCTGCAACGGGCGCAACCAATTAGCCTCGCCCATCACTTGATGGCCTATTTCCAGATGGCCCAACGGGATTATGAACGGTTGGATGATGTCTACAAGCGCACCAATACTTCTCCCCTTGGTTGTGGCGCTTTGGCGGGGACAACTTTTCCCATTGATCGCCATTTCAGCGCGAATTTACTCGGCTTTGAACGCCTCTATCAAAACAGTCTCGATGGGGTCAGCGATCGCGATTTTGCCATCGAGTTTTCCGCCGCTGCCAGCTTGATCATGGTGCACCTGAGCCGCTTGTCTGAAGAGATGATTTTCTGGGCCTCGAAGGAATTTAGTTTTATTAGCTTAAAAGATAGTTGTGCGACGGGTTCGAGCATTATGCCCCAGAAGAAAAACCCGGATATTCCGGAATTGGTGCGCGGCAAAACAGGTCGCGTGTTTGGACATCTCCAAGGGTTACTCGTGCTGATGAAAGGCTTACCCCTCGCCTATAATAAGGATTTGCAAGACGATAAAGAGGGCCTTTTTGATACCGTTAAAACAGTGCAGGGTTGCCTCGAAGCGATGACCATTTTGCTCGGTGAGGGGATTGAATTCCGCACCCAACGCCTTGAGGAAGCAGTAAACGAAGACTTTTCTAACGCGACCGATGTGGCTGATTATTTAGCGAGTAAAGGGGTGCCGTTCCGGGAAGCCTATAACCTCGTGGGCAAAGTAGTGAAAACCAGTCTTGCCGCTGACAAATTGCTCAAGGATTTGACGATGGACGAATGGAAAGCATTACATCCTGCCTTTGAAGAAGATATCTATCAGGCGATCGCCCCCCAGCAAGTCGTGGCAGCCCGTAATAGTTATGGAGGCACAGGTTTTGAACAGGTACGGCAGGCGATCGCTGAAGCCCAAAATCTTCTGACCAATCCCTAG
- a CDS encoding Mo-dependent nitrogenase C-terminal domain-containing protein, with protein MIFFSRRPSLKNPNQQLRFLPSTSFDLFQPLRQWLNGLEICNPDRARLICQLVPAQCPFAQEISLAGLIHFKIPPLCKLNPLYEEVIGLRFRALCYLAEKCPSEVCRYC; from the coding sequence ATGATTTTTTTTTCCCGCCGACCCTCTCTCAAAAATCCCAATCAGCAACTGCGGTTTTTGCCCTCGACATCTTTCGATCTGTTCCAGCCTCTCCGTCAATGGCTCAATGGCCTAGAGATTTGTAATCCAGATCGCGCCCGATTGATTTGCCAACTGGTGCCCGCCCAGTGCCCCTTTGCCCAAGAAATTTCCTTAGCGGGTCTGATTCACTTTAAAATTCCGCCACTGTGTAAGCTCAATCCCCTTTACGAAGAAGTCATCGGCCTACGATTTAGAGCCCTTTGTTACCTCGCCGAAAAATGTCCGAGCGAAGTTTGTCGCTATTGCTAA
- the alr gene encoding alanine racemase: MLDGEQLSHIVSQACRHYQFSKAIRQRAWVEIDHQALAANIRALKDILAPQTALMAVVKADAYGHGAVKVAETVLKAGASWLAIATLGEGVELREAGITAPILVLGATNTTEEIEAIAHWDLQPTLCNLSQVTIFNEALARLGKTLPVHLKIDTGMSRLGTRWEEALPFVAAVHQAPHLNIASIYSHFATADDPDPTTMDQQHQRFQAAIAKLEQQGIPIPKRHISNSAATLHSRDLHYDLVRLGLSIYGVYPAPHLSPKVHLKPVLQVKARITQLKTLPPDTGVSYGHRFITATDTKTAVVGIGYADGVPRRLSNNLKVLVNGAFAPQIGAITMDQLMLDVSHLPDVQVGDVVTLIGTDHDQQLTVDQWANQLGTISWEILCGFKHRLPRINL, translated from the coding sequence GTGTTAGATGGAGAACAGCTATCCCATATCGTGTCCCAAGCGTGCCGTCATTATCAGTTTTCTAAAGCGATTCGCCAACGGGCCTGGGTAGAAATTGACCATCAAGCGCTGGCGGCTAATATCCGTGCCCTCAAGGACATTCTCGCGCCCCAAACGGCATTGATGGCGGTGGTAAAAGCCGATGCCTACGGCCATGGTGCGGTCAAGGTCGCCGAAACGGTACTCAAGGCGGGGGCCAGTTGGTTGGCGATCGCCACCTTAGGGGAAGGGGTCGAACTGCGCGAAGCCGGGATTACTGCGCCGATCCTCGTTTTGGGGGCGACCAATACTACCGAAGAGATTGAGGCGATCGCCCATTGGGATTTGCAACCCACCCTCTGTAACCTGTCCCAGGTGACTATTTTTAATGAAGCCCTCGCCCGATTAGGGAAAACGCTCCCTGTACACCTCAAAATCGACACCGGAATGTCCCGTCTCGGCACCCGCTGGGAGGAAGCGCTACCCTTCGTTGCGGCAGTTCATCAAGCTCCGCACCTCAACATTGCCAGCATCTACTCCCACTTTGCCACCGCTGACGACCCAGACCCCACGACGATGGATCAGCAACACCAACGCTTCCAAGCGGCGATCGCCAAACTCGAACAACAGGGAATACCGATCCCAAAACGACATATCAGTAATTCCGCTGCCACCCTCCACAGCCGCGATCTCCACTACGATCTGGTGCGTTTGGGCCTTTCTATTTACGGTGTCTATCCAGCGCCCCACCTCAGCCCCAAAGTTCACCTCAAACCCGTGCTCCAGGTCAAAGCCCGCATTACTCAACTGAAAACTTTGCCCCCCGATACTGGCGTCAGCTACGGCCATCGCTTTATTACCGCCACAGACACAAAAACAGCAGTGGTGGGCATTGGTTACGCCGATGGTGTGCCCCGTCGCCTCTCCAATAACTTAAAAGTCTTGGTTAATGGTGCCTTTGCCCCCCAAATTGGGGCGATTACGATGGATCAACTGATGCTCGACGTTAGCCATCTTCCGGACGTCCAAGTCGGTGATGTGGTGACGCTCATTGGTACAGATCATGACCAGCAGCTAACCGTTGACCAATGGGCGAATCAATTGGGCACGATTTCTTGGGAAATTCTCTGCGGTTTCAAGCATCGCCTGCCCCGGATTAACCTCTGA
- the carB gene encoding carbamoyl-phosphate synthase large subunit, with product MPRRDDIKKILILGSGPIVIGQACEFDYSGTQSCKALREEGYEVVLVNSNPATIMTDPETADRTYVEPITPEIVAKVIEKERPDALLPTMGGQTALNTAVSLAKNGTLEKFNVELIGAKLEAIEMAEDRNLFKEAMARIGVPVCPSGIASTMEEAREVAIEIGSYPLIIRPAFTMGGSGGGIAYNQEEYEKICKSGLEASPVSQILVEKSLLGWKEYELEVMRDLADNVVIICSIENIDPMGVHTGDSITVAPAQTLTDKEYQRLRDYSLKIIREIGVETGGSNIQFSVNPLNGEVIVIEMNPRVSRSSALASKATGFPIAKFAAKLAVGYTLDEIPNDITKQTPASFEPTIDYVVTKIPRFAFEKFPGSEPILTTQMKSVGEAMAIGRTFQESFQKALRSLETGRYGFGCAPQSGSGGERQETLPSLSHISTSLRTPNPDRIFTIYQALKLGMTVEEIHDLTAIDIWFLDKMAELLVTERFMKQTPLTEISAADMRVIKQQGFSDRQIAYATKTNEDAVRAYRKSIGVLPVYKLVDTCAAEFEAFTPYYYSTYDGTESEVEPSDRPKAMILGGGPNRIGQGIEFDYCCCHAAFSLSDAGYETIMVNSNPETVSTDYDTSDRLYFEPLTKEDVLNIIEAENPAGVIIQFGGQTPLKLAVPLDNYLNAGDCPVDTKIWGTQPDAIDTAEDRERFEKILHDLEILQPANGIARDYKEAQKIANRVGYPVVVRPSYVLGGRAMEIVYSDEELDHYMKYAVQVEPDHPILVDKFLENAIEVDVDALCDHTGKVVIGGIMEHIEEAGIHSGDSACSIPHTSLPDEVLSTIREWTVKLAQTLKVVGLMNIQYAVKDNQVYILEANPRASRTVPYVSKATGRPLAKIASLVMSGKTLDELGIDGEITPKHVAVKEAVLPFNKFEGTDTLLGPEMRSTGEVMGIDVDFGKAFAKAEIGAGVELATEGTVFVSMNDRNKEAAVPVVKDLMELGFRIVATSGTRQVLLENGIEDVELVLKLHEGRPHVVDWMKNGWIQFIINTPSGEESQADGRMIRRTALDYKLPIITTLAGARATVAAIRSLQEHPLDVKPLQEYINA from the coding sequence ATGCCTCGCCGCGACGATATCAAAAAAATTCTAATCCTTGGTTCTGGCCCCATTGTGATTGGACAAGCCTGTGAGTTTGACTACTCCGGCACCCAATCCTGTAAGGCGTTGCGGGAGGAAGGCTATGAAGTGGTCTTGGTCAACTCCAACCCAGCCACGATTATGACGGATCCAGAGACCGCCGATCGCACCTACGTTGAGCCAATCACCCCCGAAATTGTCGCTAAAGTCATCGAAAAAGAACGGCCCGATGCCCTGCTCCCCACCATGGGCGGCCAAACGGCCTTAAACACAGCGGTTTCCCTGGCGAAGAACGGCACCCTCGAAAAATTCAACGTCGAGTTGATCGGTGCGAAATTAGAAGCGATTGAGATGGCCGAGGATCGCAACCTCTTTAAAGAAGCCATGGCCCGGATCGGTGTCCCCGTTTGTCCTTCCGGCATTGCCAGCACGATGGAAGAAGCACGGGAAGTCGCCATCGAAATCGGTAGTTACCCCCTCATTATTCGGCCAGCCTTCACCATGGGCGGTAGTGGCGGCGGCATCGCCTATAACCAAGAAGAATACGAAAAAATCTGCAAGTCCGGTTTAGAAGCCTCCCCCGTATCCCAGATTCTCGTAGAAAAATCCCTCCTCGGTTGGAAAGAATACGAACTGGAGGTGATGCGGGATCTCGCCGATAACGTCGTGATTATTTGCTCCATTGAAAATATTGACCCGATGGGGGTACACACCGGTGACTCGATTACCGTGGCCCCGGCCCAAACTTTGACCGATAAGGAATATCAGCGGTTGCGAGACTACTCCCTGAAAATTATTCGTGAAATTGGTGTCGAAACGGGTGGCTCGAACATTCAGTTTTCGGTGAACCCCCTCAACGGCGAAGTGATTGTCATCGAGATGAACCCCCGCGTGTCCCGTTCTTCTGCCCTGGCTTCGAAGGCAACGGGCTTCCCGATCGCCAAATTTGCAGCGAAGTTGGCGGTGGGCTACACCCTCGATGAAATTCCGAACGACATCACGAAGCAAACTCCCGCTTCCTTTGAACCGACCATTGACTATGTGGTCACGAAAATTCCCCGTTTTGCCTTTGAAAAATTCCCCGGTTCAGAACCGATTCTCACCACCCAAATGAAATCCGTGGGCGAAGCGATGGCGATCGGGCGCACCTTCCAAGAGTCTTTCCAAAAGGCGTTACGCTCCCTTGAAACGGGACGGTATGGTTTTGGCTGCGCTCCGCAAAGCGGCTCCGGAGGAGAACGCCAGGAAACATTACCCAGCCTGAGCCACATTTCGACGAGCTTACGGACACCGAATCCCGACCGGATTTTCACCATTTATCAGGCGTTGAAATTGGGGATGACCGTCGAAGAAATTCATGATTTGACGGCGATTGATATCTGGTTCCTCGACAAAATGGCAGAATTGCTGGTCACGGAACGCTTTATGAAACAGACCCCTCTGACGGAAATTTCGGCGGCGGATATGCGGGTGATTAAGCAACAGGGGTTCAGCGATCGCCAAATTGCCTACGCCACCAAAACCAACGAAGATGCCGTGCGCGCCTACCGCAAATCCATTGGTGTCTTACCCGTGTATAAACTCGTGGACACCTGTGCGGCAGAATTTGAAGCCTTTACGCCCTACTACTACTCCACCTACGACGGCACCGAATCGGAAGTTGAACCCAGCGATCGCCCCAAAGCGATGATCCTCGGCGGTGGCCCCAACCGCATTGGCCAGGGAATTGAATTCGACTATTGTTGCTGCCATGCGGCGTTCTCCCTCAGCGATGCGGGCTACGAAACGATCATGGTCAACTCCAACCCCGAAACCGTTTCCACGGACTACGACACCAGCGATCGCCTGTATTTTGAACCCCTCACCAAAGAGGACGTTTTAAACATTATCGAAGCCGAAAACCCCGCAGGCGTAATCATCCAATTCGGCGGCCAAACCCCGTTAAAATTAGCCGTCCCCCTCGACAATTACCTCAACGCAGGTGATTGTCCCGTTGATACCAAAATTTGGGGCACCCAGCCCGATGCGATCGACACCGCCGAAGACCGGGAGCGCTTTGAAAAAATCCTCCACGACCTTGAAATTCTCCAACCCGCCAACGGCATTGCCCGCGACTACAAAGAAGCCCAAAAGATTGCCAATCGCGTCGGTTATCCGGTAGTCGTGCGTCCCTCCTACGTGCTTGGCGGACGGGCAATGGAGATTGTCTATTCCGACGAAGAACTCGACCACTACATGAAATACGCCGTTCAGGTCGAACCCGATCACCCGATCCTCGTCGATAAATTCCTCGAAAACGCCATCGAAGTCGATGTGGATGCCCTCTGTGATCACACCGGAAAAGTGGTTATTGGCGGCATTATGGAACACATCGAAGAAGCTGGGATCCATTCCGGCGACTCTGCTTGCTCAATCCCCCACACTTCTCTCCCCGATGAAGTCCTTAGTACAATCCGTGAATGGACGGTGAAATTAGCCCAAACCCTTAAGGTTGTCGGCTTGATGAATATTCAGTATGCTGTCAAGGATAACCAAGTCTATATCCTCGAAGCGAATCCCCGCGCTTCCCGTACTGTACCTTATGTTTCTAAAGCTACTGGACGGCCCCTAGCGAAAATTGCTTCCTTGGTGATGTCCGGTAAAACCCTTGATGAATTAGGCATTGACGGTGAAATTACCCCGAAACACGTTGCTGTCAAAGAAGCCGTCTTACCCTTTAACAAATTTGAAGGCACTGACACCCTCCTCGGCCCCGAAATGCGCTCGACCGGGGAAGTGATGGGCATCGATGTTGATTTCGGTAAGGCTTTTGCTAAAGCGGAGATTGGGGCTGGGGTTGAACTGGCAACAGAAGGAACGGTCTTTGTCTCGATGAATGACCGCAATAAAGAAGCCGCCGTGCCTGTGGTTAAGGATCTCATGGAATTGGGATTCCGGATTGTAGCCACTTCTGGTACGCGTCAAGTGCTCCTAGAGAACGGTATTGAAGATGTGGAATTGGTATTAAAGCTCCATGAAGGGCGGCCCCATGTGGTCGATTGGATGAAAAATGGTTGGATTCAGTTCATTATCAATACCCCCTCTGGGGAAGAATCCCAAGCGGACGGGCGGATGATTCGTCGCACAGCCCTCGATTACAAATTGCCGATTATCACGACTTTGGCAGGAGCTAGAGCAACGGTGGCAGCAATTCGGTCTCTCCAAGAGCATCCCCTCGATGTGAAACCGCTCCAGGAATACATCAACGCTTAA
- a CDS encoding transglutaminase domain-containing protein, with product MGDNPSEEYNLRPEIGILSTATPTNHRTIRPISTYALHGVAFHDGYFWAIENINGYLMRIDPQTDATQIINSRTWSAFIGATGLAIQNEILWFTSGDRLYKCAMTDGQWNPELFTRFPDTVNGVAISGNSLYVSCQKRGEIFIYDATNGRSITSLYAPGIGVENLVIRGEDLWVSDSLEQTVYCLERATGEVKFSLLTPFESPTGLTFYPNPEGGPDILYVAYASQEPYIRDNPNADPNYELQYRDVTFLHPLYFRYDPEAKYALSNGFLLEMSYVEELSPLDPVELQDLEWKIALPAETDRQQVVSIEPVGLPFTIEEKEGQKVAVFKFDQLNDRHRHIFGWRAILKVWGIKYQFTPPDCENLAPIPEALQAKYLVDNENLAMETEIIQRAATDAVGSETNLLRQMYNIRNYVYDHLSYGIKPHIDTPDIALRRGVGSCGEYLGVLLALARLNGIASRTVGRYKCPAHAHLRNLPLQPDYNHVWMEFYLPGYGWLPMESNPDDLCEGGPYPARFFMGLAWYHAEMAKGVPFEKLYRQGEIVPKEQVSLGDLALNHVRFTILEELQPQ from the coding sequence ATGGGTGATAATCCTAGTGAAGAATACAACCTACGACCGGAAATTGGGATTTTGAGTACTGCCACCCCGACAAACCACCGCACCATTCGCCCCATTTCAACCTATGCCCTCCACGGTGTGGCATTCCACGACGGCTATTTTTGGGCCATTGAAAATATTAATGGCTACTTGATGCGGATCGATCCCCAAACCGATGCAACACAAATTATCAACTCCCGCACTTGGTCAGCTTTTATTGGGGCGACGGGCCTCGCGATCCAAAACGAGATTCTTTGGTTTACCAGCGGCGATCGCCTCTACAAATGTGCCATGACCGACGGCCAATGGAATCCCGAACTCTTTACCCGCTTTCCCGATACCGTCAATGGCGTCGCGATTTCTGGCAATAGCCTTTATGTTTCCTGCCAAAAACGGGGCGAAATTTTTATCTACGATGCCACCAATGGCCGCTCCATTACCAGTCTCTATGCCCCTGGCATTGGCGTTGAAAACCTCGTGATTCGCGGCGAAGATCTCTGGGTTTCCGATAGCCTCGAACAAACCGTTTATTGCCTAGAGCGGGCCACTGGCGAAGTAAAATTCAGTCTACTGACCCCCTTTGAATCCCCCACGGGTTTGACATTCTACCCGAATCCGGAAGGAGGCCCAGACATTCTTTATGTCGCCTACGCTTCCCAAGAACCCTACATTCGCGATAATCCCAACGCCGACCCCAACTACGAACTCCAATACCGCGACGTTACTTTTCTGCATCCCCTCTATTTCCGCTACGATCCAGAGGCAAAATATGCCCTCTCCAATGGCTTTCTCCTGGAGATGAGCTACGTTGAAGAACTATCGCCCCTCGATCCCGTTGAATTGCAGGATCTCGAATGGAAAATTGCTCTCCCTGCCGAGACCGATCGCCAGCAAGTGGTTAGCATCGAACCCGTCGGTCTCCCCTTCACCATTGAAGAAAAAGAAGGCCAAAAGGTCGCCGTCTTTAAATTCGACCAACTCAATGACCGACATCGTCATATCTTTGGCTGGCGGGCCATCCTCAAAGTGTGGGGCATTAAATATCAATTTACGCCGCCGGACTGCGAAAACCTCGCGCCGATTCCAGAAGCACTCCAAGCAAAATATTTGGTGGATAACGAAAATTTGGCCATGGAAACAGAGATTATCCAGCGGGCCGCAACCGATGCCGTGGGGAGCGAAACCAATCTGCTCCGCCAAATGTACAACATCCGCAACTACGTTTATGACCATCTCTCCTACGGCATTAAGCCCCACATCGACACCCCAGATATTGCCCTCCGGCGGGGGGTCGGCTCCTGCGGTGAATATTTAGGTGTCCTCTTGGCTTTGGCTCGGCTCAACGGCATCGCCAGCCGGACGGTGGGTCGCTACAAATGTCCAGCCCACGCCCACCTGAGAAATCTCCCCCTCCAACCCGATTACAACCATGTCTGGATGGAATTTTATTTGCCGGGTTATGGTTGGCTGCCAATGGAATCGAACCCCGATGATCTGTGCGAGGGAGGGCCATACCCAGCCCGCTTTTTCATGGGACTGGCTTGGTACCACGCAGAAATGGCGAAGGGCGTCCCCTTTGAAAAGTTGTACCGCCAGGGGGAAATTGTCCCAAAAGAGCAAGTTTCCCTAGGAGATCTGGCCCTGAACCATGTGCGGTTTACGATCCTTGAGGAATTACAACCTCAATAG
- a CDS encoding phosphate-starvation-inducible PsiE family protein, whose amino-acid sequence MKTPQTFSLPWYRWLNSQYVVRLLETVQDLIVIGLCVGLFSFMVLQLREMVLSLLPPLQFQTVTSDILFLLILVELFRLLIIYLQEHRVSIGVAVEVSIVSVLREIIVRGVLETPWTQVLVACIFLLVLGALLVIRVWLPPTFDGIDPEQVVSQRHRSRRHPQEKENHTLIS is encoded by the coding sequence ATGAAAACGCCTCAAACTTTCTCTCTCCCTTGGTACCGCTGGCTCAATAGCCAATATGTTGTGCGGTTGTTAGAAACGGTTCAAGATCTGATTGTGATTGGCCTGTGTGTTGGGCTGTTTAGCTTTATGGTGTTGCAACTGCGGGAGATGGTGCTTTCGTTGTTGCCGCCTCTGCAATTTCAGACGGTTACTTCTGATATTCTCTTTTTACTGATTTTGGTAGAGCTGTTTCGTTTGCTGATTATCTACCTCCAAGAACACCGGGTTTCTATCGGTGTGGCGGTGGAAGTGTCGATTGTTTCTGTGCTCCGGGAAATTATTGTACGCGGTGTTTTAGAAACGCCTTGGACACAGGTTTTGGTTGCTTGTATTTTTCTGTTGGTTTTAGGGGCGCTGTTGGTGATTCGCGTTTGGTTGCCACCGACCTTTGACGGGATTGATCCGGAGCAAGTCGTCTCACAGCGGCACCGTTCTCGGCGTCATCCCCAAGAAAAAGAGAATCATACGTTGATTTCCTAG
- a CDS encoding M16 family metallopeptidase: MPYSLQPDPVQLFTLPNGLQVVHQYLPGTPVVVTDVWVKAGAIAEPTEWEGMAHFLEHMIFKGSHQVCPGEFDQIVETCGGLSNAATSYDYAHFYLSTTGDRLPETLPYLSDILRNATIPDAEFIRERQVVLEEISISQDDPDWLAFQALSRLLYENHPYGRSILGNAEQLCGYTPNQMRCFHRTHYQPQNLIISMVGNIQVDQALDLIQTNFSDFQVPSECPPFEVEAEPPLIEIRRDEIQMPNVQMARLIFGWLGTGVEQFNDAVGLDLLSVILAGTTSAWLVQELREKRQWVLDINSGFSLQRDSSLFTIQAWLDAEHLDDVEQVIGDRLADLQTCCVSEEELRRAKRMLCNEHIFSTESASQLAGLYGYYQTLGSLDYAHHYPQMVETFTIESLQRLVRQYLSPEHYGIVTLTGT, translated from the coding sequence TTGCCCTACTCTCTCCAACCCGATCCGGTGCAATTGTTTACGCTCCCCAATGGCCTCCAGGTGGTGCATCAATATTTGCCAGGGACGCCTGTGGTGGTCACCGATGTATGGGTTAAAGCAGGGGCGATCGCCGAACCGACAGAATGGGAAGGAATGGCCCATTTTTTAGAGCACATGATCTTTAAGGGATCGCACCAAGTCTGTCCCGGTGAGTTTGATCAAATTGTTGAAACTTGCGGTGGGCTGAGTAATGCCGCCACCAGTTACGATTACGCCCATTTCTACCTCAGTACTACGGGCGATCGCCTACCAGAAACTCTCCCTTATCTGAGCGATATTTTACGCAATGCCACCATTCCCGACGCCGAATTTATCCGGGAACGCCAGGTAGTACTCGAAGAAATTAGTATTAGCCAAGATGACCCCGACTGGCTCGCTTTCCAAGCCTTGAGCCGTCTCCTGTACGAAAATCACCCCTATGGCCGCTCGATTTTGGGCAATGCCGAACAACTGTGTGGCTATACCCCCAACCAAATGCGCTGTTTTCACCGGACCCATTATCAACCCCAAAATTTAATCATCAGTATGGTTGGTAATATTCAAGTCGACCAGGCCCTAGATCTGATCCAAACCAACTTTAGTGATTTTCAGGTGCCTTCTGAATGTCCCCCCTTTGAGGTGGAGGCAGAACCCCCCCTGATCGAGATTCGCCGCGATGAAATTCAAATGCCCAATGTGCAAATGGCCCGCTTAATCTTCGGTTGGCTGGGGACAGGGGTTGAGCAATTTAATGATGCGGTGGGTCTGGATCTCCTGTCAGTGATCTTGGCCGGGACAACTTCCGCTTGGCTGGTGCAAGAATTGCGGGAAAAACGTCAGTGGGTTTTGGATATTAATAGTGGTTTCTCTTTGCAACGGGACTCTAGTTTATTTACGATCCAGGCCTGGCTCGATGCAGAACATTTAGACGATGTAGAACAGGTGATTGGCGATCGCCTTGCTGATCTCCAGACCTGTTGTGTGAGCGAAGAAGAACTGCGTCGGGCGAAACGCATGCTGTGTAATGAGCACATTTTTTCGACGGAAAGCGCGAGTCAGTTGGCCGGGCTCTACGGCTATTACCAAACCCTCGGCAGCCTTGATTATGCCCACCACTATCCCCAGATGGTGGAAACCTTCACGATTGAGTCGCTCCAGCGTTTAGTGCGACAGTATCTTTCCCCGGAACACTACGGTATCGTCACTTTAACCGGTACTTAA
- the yqeK gene encoding bis(5'-nucleosyl)-tetraphosphatase (symmetrical) YqeK, whose product MTLDRGQVISWLQDNVSRDRLEHILGVEQMAQALAQRHGTDPDQAAQAGLLHDLAKFFPPPKLLQIARQHGLEIDSICAHVPHLLHADVSAIVARTEFGIQDAQILQAIANHTLGHPGMDQLSCIIFVADALEPNRGDGKKLQKLRQLSEKNLYRAVSGVCDYMLKHLIKQHKIIHPRMILTRNWALQIKGDRTESSIT is encoded by the coding sequence ATGACACTAGATCGAGGACAGGTGATCAGTTGGTTGCAAGACAATGTTTCGCGCGATCGCCTAGAGCATATCCTTGGAGTCGAACAAATGGCCCAAGCCTTGGCCCAACGCCACGGAACAGACCCAGACCAAGCGGCCCAGGCGGGATTATTACATGACCTCGCGAAGTTTTTTCCGCCGCCCAAATTGCTGCAAATCGCCCGACAGCACGGTTTAGAGATTGATTCGATTTGTGCCCATGTACCCCACCTCCTCCATGCAGATGTGAGTGCAATTGTGGCGCGGACAGAGTTTGGGATTCAGGATGCACAGATTCTACAGGCGATCGCCAACCACACCCTCGGCCACCCTGGCATGGATCAATTAAGTTGCATTATTTTTGTGGCCGATGCCCTAGAACCGAATCGAGGTGATGGTAAAAAACTGCAAAAACTGCGGCAATTGAGCGAAAAAAATCTTTATCGAGCCGTGTCAGGAGTGTGTGACTATATGTTGAAACACCTCATTAAACAGCACAAAATCATCCATCCCCGGATGATCTTGACCCGCAATTGGGCTCTACAAATTAAAGGCGATCGCACCGAGTCATCTATTACTTAA